The following coding sequences lie in one Nycticebus coucang isolate mNycCou1 chromosome 18, mNycCou1.pri, whole genome shotgun sequence genomic window:
- the HGS gene encoding hepatocyte growth factor-regulated tyrosine kinase substrate isoform X5, translating to MESVVKNCGQTVHDEVANKQTMEELKDLLKRQVEVNVRNKILYLIQAWAHAFRNEPKYKVVQDTYQIMKVEGHVFPEFKESDAMFAAERAPDWVDAEECHRCRVQFGVVTRKHHCRACGQIFCGKCSSRYSTIPKFGIEKEVRVCEPCYEQLNKKAEGKAASTSELPPEYLTSPLSQQSQLPPKRDETALQEEEELQLALALSQSEAEEKERLRQKSTYTVYPKADPTPTASSAPPASSLYSSPVNSSAPLPEDVDPELARYLNRNYWEKKQEEARKSPTPSAPVPLVEPGTQPTEGHTAPTSLVETPLPEADCQPGAPPGGPFSEQQYQNGEPEESHDQFLKALQNAVTTFVNRMKSNHMRGRSITNDSAVLSLFQSINSMHPQLLELLNQLDERRLHYEGLQDKLAQIRDARGALSALREEHREKLRRAAEEAERQRQIQLAQKLEIMRQKKQEYLEVQRQLAIQRLQEQEKERQMRLEQQKQTVQMRAQMPAFPLPYAQLQAVPTAGGVLYQPSGPASFPSTFSPAGSVEGSPMHSVYMTQPAPATGTYPSMPGTTADPSMVSAYMYQAGAAGAQAAPQAQAGPTASPAYSSYQPTPTPGYQVCGQGCSCLPGGPSPLLTAPILSAERGFPGPTEPPSHLTAPTVWHHELPGQPVSLHGLPALQHAESHDHPPKPGHSLAAPTTLRPRAAACVSADGRPWRYPPAAGPRRPATVCAGARGTGQRGPAHLIRLSQTGNSRPE from the exons ATGGAGTCTGTGGTGAAGAACTGTGGTCAGACAGTCCATGACGAGGTGGCCAACAAACAGACCATGGAGGAGCTGAAGGATCTGCTGAAG AGACAAGTGGAAGTAAACGTCCGGAACAAAATCCTGTACTTGATCCAGGCCTGGGCACATGCCTTCCGGAATGAGCCCAAGTACAAGGTGGTCCAGGATACCTACCAGATCATGAAGGTGGAGG GACATGTCTTCCCAGAATTCAAGGAAAGCGACGCCATGTTTGCGGCTGAGAGa GCCCCGGACTGGGTGGATGCCGAGGAATGCCATCGATGCAGAGTGCAGTTTGGGGTGGTCACCCGCAAG CACCACTGCCGGGCATGCGGGCAGATCTTCTGTGGGAAGTGCTCCTCCCGGTACTCCACCATCCCCAAGTTCGGCATTGAGAAGGAGGTGCGTGTGTGTGAGCCCTGCTACGAGCAGCTGAACAA GAAAGCAGAAGGGAAGGCCGCCTCCACCAGTGAGCTGCCCCCGGAGTACCTGACCAGCCCCCTGTCTCAGCAGTCCCAG CTGCCCCCCAAGAGGGATGAGACAGCTCTACAAGAGGAAGAGGAGCTGCAGCTGGCCCTGGCCCTGTCGCAGTCTGAAGCTGAGGAGAAGGAGAGGCTG AGACAGAAGTCAACATACACTGTGTACCCCAAGGCAGACCCCACACCCACAGCCTCGTCAGCACCACCCGCCAGCAGCCTATATTCATCCCCTGTG AACTCATCTGCACCTCTGCCTGAGGACGTCGACCCTGAG CTCGCAAGGTACCTCAACCGCAACTACTGGGAGAAGAAGCAGGAGGAGGCCCGGAAGAGCCCCACACCATCCGCACCCGTGCCTCTGGTGGAGCCAGGCACACAGCCCACGGAGGGGCACACAGCCCCTACCAGCCTGGTGGAG ACGCCCCTCCCGGAGGCTGACTGTCAGCCCGGCGCTCCCCCTGGGGGTCCTTTCAGTGAG CAGCAGTACCAGAATGGGGAGCCAGAGGAAAGTCATGATCAGTTCCTCAAGGCACTGCAGAATGCTGTCACCACCTTCGTCAACCGCATGAAGAGCAACCACATGCGAGGGCGCAGCATCACCAATGACTCAGCGGTGCTCTCGCTCTTCCAGTCCATCAACAGCATGCACCCACAGCTACTGGAGCTGCTCAACCAGCTGGACGAGCGCAGGT TGCACTACGAGGGTCTGCAGGACAAGCTGGCACAGATCCGTGATGCCCGGGGGGCCCTGAGTGCCCTTCGTGAAGAGCACCGGGAGAAGCTCCGCCGGGCAGCTGAGGAGGCTGAGCGCCAGCGCCAGATCCAACTGGCCCAGAAGCTCGAGATCATGCGGCAGAAGAAGCAG GAATACCTGGAGGTGCAGAGGCAGCTGGCTATCCAGCGCCTGCAGGAGCAGGAGAAGGAGCGGCAAATGCGGCTGGAGCAGCAGAAGCAGACTGTGCAGATGCGCGCCCAGATGCCCGCCTTCCCCCTGCCCTACGCCCAG CTCCAGGCCGTGCCCACAGCCGGAGGCGTGCTCTATCAGCCCTCAGGCCCAGCCAGCTTCCCCAGCACCTTCAGCCCCGCAGGCTCAGTGGAGGGCTCCCCCATGCACAGTGTGTACATGACCCAGCCGGCCCCCGCCACTGGCACGTACCCCAGCATGCCTGGCACCACAGCAG ATCCCAGCATGGTGAGCGCCTACATGTACCAAGCAGGGGCTGCTGGGGCGCAGGCAGCtccccaggcccaggctgggcccaCCGCCAGCCCTGCTTACTCATCCTACCAGCCCACTCCCACACCGGGCTACCAGGTATGTGGGCAAGGCTGCTCCTGCCTGCCGGGTGGCCCCAGCCCCCTTCTCACTGCACCCATTCTCTCTGCAGAACGTGGTTTCCCAGGCCCCACAGAGCCTCCCAGCCATCTCACAGCCCCCACAGTCTGGCACCATGAGCTACCTGGGCAGCCAGTCAGTCTCCATGGGCTACCAGCCCTACAACATGCAG AATCTCATGACCACCCTCCCAAGCCAGGACACAGCCTTGCCGCCCCCACAACCCTACGTCCCAGGGCAGCAGCCTGTGTATCAGCAG ATGGCCGCCCCTGGCGGTACCCCCCAGCAGCAGGCCCCCGTCGCCCAGCAACCGTCTGCGCAGGGGCCCGTGGCACCGGGCAGCGAGGCCCAGCTCATCTCATTCGACTGAGCCAGACGGGGAACTCACGTCCAGAGTAA